Within the Hevea brasiliensis isolate MT/VB/25A 57/8 chromosome 2, ASM3005281v1, whole genome shotgun sequence genome, the region GAATTATATGAATATGGTGACCCTTTATTATTATCACCTTCCCTTTGACATTATATCTATTTAATTTACACAATACTACGATATTAAGATATATTTCTTTACCTAACAGAATTTCTTTATATGACATTGTTTGACATAAATAAATAATCACCTGCAGTGACTTGGAAGTAGATTTTGAGTCCGAGGAGAATGCTGCCATTGTCCATGCAGCCCTAGCAGTCGATAAGGAGGTGATTATTAAAATCTCTTTCTCCATTGATTGTTCTTTTGctagatttttcttttaaaaaaaaatcttctaATGCAGTTGCAGCCAGACAAAGTAAAAAGACACATGTCAATCTCTGGTGGGAAGTTATCAGTGTGAGTTTATTTCTGTAATGATTGATATATtttctatatttgctatttaaatATAGTGACTAAATCTTCTGGATTTGCTTTCTAAAATAGTATTGAAGTTTGTGATTGGTATAATTTACCTTTATATCAAAACAATGAATACCCAAATTAAATTGAAAGGactaaaagagagagagagagagagagactacaCATTGAATTTAACTTATTGTCAACCATGGTTTTAAGAGATTTAAATAACTTTATAAGTTGAAAAATTCTTGTTTGCTTCCATTTTGTCTAGTCATTACAGGTCATGTTTAAAGGAATATTTAAGGAAGCAACTGTAATTAGTTAAGATTTTCTTTTAGTAACTGAACTTGAAATGACCAACTACAACTAGTAGTTAACCATTTTAATGTAATGTCATGTGATAACTGACAGTGGCTGTGTATATCTGCTGATTATTACTCAATATTTCTAATCTATCTTGCCAAATATCTTTGAAAACTTGTTCTACGTCAAATAATTGACCTTATAAATTTTGGTTAGATGgtgccttttttttttcctccttttccttcctttcttcttttggtATACTGAAATTTGAATGAGCTAAACAATAAAGGACAGCTCTCCCATCTCACTTAGCTGGATTTTAACCTAAACCCTCCTGATAGACATTCCAAAATTCTTATAGCCGGGTTGACCCCTTGGAGTCTTGATTTTCGGTAGATCTGTGACTGTTCTATATTTAATTGGCAGTCAATCCAGTTAATTTGATAGTCTCCCACCttctaattaatttctttttttttttcctcattatTGACAGGCACTTTGAGGCAGTGGAGGCGAGATTTCTTCGAGCATCATTTTCTGCTTTCACGGACATCCTTACGCTTGCAACTAAAACAGTTGAAGAATTTGGGAAGGAATGAAATTGTAATATACAATTATTATCAACAAATTAGTTGTACTGTTATGTAATTGTAATTGATACCTGCCTTTCACTGATTTCTTAAAATATTAATATGCAGTtttttcagttcaaaaaaaaagtaTATATGCATTCCACTCTGATGGGACTTTTGTTTATTTGTGTTTCTGTTTCACATGCATTTGCACTGCTACTTCCAAGCCTGGCTGGAATTGGGTTGGTCCTAATCAGATCTAGGATTTTCACATTTGACCTAGGTCTGGTCTGATCCAAGTGTAAAaatgtataataaattattttcttaaacatATTTTCAATCAAATGGGGCTTCAAGAAAGACAATTACCAAGTTCTCCTTATTTCCTCACAAGATCACTTGCATTTTATTAGTTTGTATCATTTGCCAAAGTTTTATGATTATTTGCTAAATCAGACCACATTCTGATGTTTACACCAGACACACGATAGAATCTACtaaagggtgtagggcgttcatcgaaagcgacgcgccatgccagcGCCCGGGTgcggtgttaagtgagcaagagttctgtaacaccctctcggtaaccactccgtacatcctactgttccggtgaccggtgtcggtccggacagctagaacgtccagaaaaatatttaaactaaagtcaggaaccataattaactcaaatattaataagaaaaatttagtaaaaattttagaaataaaatacaaccaagttaaactagccggtgccctagcgatgggtaaccagagggaagtcgcggttctcgcaacgaggagccctagacccggggaaaaatttataaaataatttttgggactccagagaagggttattgaggttcccatggcattagaatgccaagaaaatacctagaaaaatttttcaatcggtacagacaattttgacccgttaagccaaacggagggcattttggtcattttgccttcagaggtgatttttggccgacttgtccaattgagtaaataattaatatgacataaaatatgaagaaacattactaaaaatgaaattggaaatgagtagtgaaagaaaagaaaagaaaatgcaaaataatgcaaataatgacatagtatgatgtcatttaaaattaccaaccaatcaccattaagcaactatttgactaacaaataaaagaagttaaaagaagacaaaaataacaaaaaaaatgcagcagccatccctcctttcccattgcagccgaaatcccttcaccatgctcctccatttttggttcttgaaagcttcaaatttccatgcttcctcaccctaaaacccatatgtcccttcatcaaaaattaatcccacacctagacaaagcttttggcagccaagaaaaggaagaaaagtgaagttttgagttgggaaaaatctgccctattcaaggttagtgcacatatatacttaaatctcctttattccatgttaaagccttaaagtgagcaagaatttgtcacttaaatgaatgaaatttatgcttatgcatgccttgaatttcggcagccctaaggaaggaacaataagggagtgttttgatggttttaatggacttagcatgaattggagattatgtttaagttatatatctacatagatgttgaactagtgtgctaattgaggtttatgggtaaattgcattggacattagggttttgaggaatgaaaaattaacttggcttatcaaactgttaaagaacactctaatggtcaataagtgaccatttgaggtatgttgaccacaatttggactgaaaaatggtatggcaaagtcaaggtgtgaGCTGCCCTAGGGCGACAaagaaatggactgaaatttcagtcaattACACACCATAACTTtgttgtgttagtccaattggtgtttggccaattggacatgaaactaggcttataatggcacatttttgctgaagaaaccatgcccaaaagaccaaagcaagaggaccaaaacttggccccaatccggataccgcaATCGATtctcagaattgaccaaatgagcgatgagcaagaatcgctcatttggccataactcactgtagatttggtcaattaacctgaaattcccacagcaatagtgtccaatggaacagtgaagttgactcacaaaaactgaaaattctgcttgtgttggtttaaactttgaaatggtataaacgcttaatgccaacaagtttggaatgccaaatgtggtatgttgggagtgccaaagtcaatgtacatatttttattctaaaagtcaacatttttgttgaccaataagatgaatagtgacattaaaaatttgaaattcacaaattgaagaatttaaaagtttcaaatgccctagtatacctaacaagattggttttgatagtttggcatgccaatagggttcagttagcagtactgcacatggcaaaaatgccattttgtgatttcatggcttttagccattctgactttgtattgagacttggccttgtgcctgatactatttacagcttgttagctattctgttgcacaccgggagatgcatatgtgaccgatggtgtgacggcccgaggtactaggtacccaaaggcgctacccgttatccagtccagtcgtctagtgtaggttacttggggcaaccaaatgaataaaagtgaacaacgttaacgaaataatggatataccaataccaaacaaagaaaacatacacattctatacacattcattttcttgctattttcttctattatattattgcaccactaagtattattgcttagcgcgttgcttttgccacgcgtgtaacacccccgttgtatagcctggtatatttcactgttccggtgacccgtgtcAGTCCGaaaaattaatgggattagggtcacacttaagacaatttgagaagccataaacacaaataattagtaatgtttaattagttaactataaataagaaaaacagaacataagaggttaaacgagccgagagtcacagcgatgagtgacctcctgaacgcatctgaagtcgcttttaaactcaaatttcaaccgtaaaagtgacgctgcggtccttaggacccttatgaacacaaagtggaaaagaggaaatcacgaaaagaactgttaagtcaccaaataattaggtcgtgagcctaagaaatattggattatttgcaaaccgatgaacctacgagaggcaatttggtcaattgaccgagagtcgactcgacctaatcacaaataaaatcggagaaaagaaaattttggaatcgagaattaaattaaagaactaatagaaaaaaaaaaataaatagaaaaaaaaagatggaaaagtcaaagtgatgacatcatgaatgatgtcataaaggcttaattaattaattaatttatttgggatttttgtggtcttctttaagccaaaattagacaaaaaaaaaaaagaaaaagacttcatcaaaaacgtgaaccattctctcttcctctcctcACCAAAAAACTCCCATGAAAGCTTGatacaagcttgattccacccacttaaccttattttgtcactaaattaattcataaaaacttgtaaacttcacttggggaagcatttgaagaagaaaagaaaaggaaaaagggagtgaaattgaagaattagagctaaaaattctgctcacttaaggttggtactcttccttcattctctctttgaatttatatttaagtagctaagttacatttgtaagcaacaaataagtgaataaaatcaagcatggtggaccaaatagaagtgtgggcagctagggtttaggtttgaggatggattattttgatacaaattatgaatttgtttagtgtgaatgagtgtataacttctaagtatgcaattagaattcaacaagtgagttaaatgcatgagatgaagtagttagggtttgaatgttaggttagtgaaccaaaatttggagaaatgcataaatggcatgtttgacctattatgaagtgaaataatggtcaattatgatcaaatggattgtgtgggaatggtaggaaattaaaccaaattcgtaggttaatggtcatgctgctggcagcatgaccaaacctactttgaaggaccaaaactcaaattttacaagcctaatggatatgccaccaattggagatgaaaatagacataaaagagcacaattttcattaaggaaccattgccaaaaactgaccaaaacttggtgaaacaattgaccaaagtgagttgatagcaggctgccactgcactaaactgaccaaatgaacagtaactgttcatttggtcataactcgagctaggtaggtcaaattgacctgaaattttaccagcaattagatatgatatagacctaaaactttcatgaagaacaccaacccaaattaggccattaactcattcaaatcattgagcaaagttaaaatttctgtactgaaattctccagatttttagttgagcagcaaagtttggatagctataactctctctagaaaactcggatttaggcgattcttgaaccgatggaaacctaagacatagtacaacatttcatatgaagaaagtgagaccaaattatgaacttaacttgatcaaataattgaccaaagttggaccaaaaacctgccagcacctaaattgcagtatgaacagtgcacgtgaacagtaaacttattttggccataacttgagctacaaaactccgattgaggtgatccaaaattgagaatacacttaagacaataaggaacattttctatgaaggaagttttgtcaaattccaacagtagatcgaccaatggaatagtgcaactttggaaaaccaaaaccgaaaattggcaattttgccaaaatgacctaagctttaaacaaatgaccaaaaccaacaagtttggtgaccaaaatgtggtatgtgggtgaagttggagttcccatacctattaagccttagaaagtcaataatttgacttgaatagtgcagtgaatagtaacccgaaacacaaaatttcgagaacgtcgaatttaacacgttagagttaggtaaatgtgaagctaagtttattttgaatttattttaagttctagtactgaaacattgtaaaattgtgtgtttcagttgaaaaaatatcgaaggaacccgaggaaccgagtcgaggctaaaggacgactcgtttgaggtttgtgcacaatattactatgctttaaaaaaaattcattgattaaatgaatgaaatatgcattttattgttgctttgaattgttgaaagtattgtgaccttacttatgatgttttgattcaaattgtgaaatttattgtgtatatttgaaatgacaatgtttagcaaattgttaagataagttttaaaaccacagtatcacgaccatatgtttgaacacctcactagcacgacttgtgggggtaattagtttcgaattttgattccttctctggagaagtgttgagttgtgccaagagaagaggatgtgaatggatattcatatatttgagctagctagccttgtgacatgatttctctttagcctcggctatcgagattcatgtgatttctcttagcctcgctattgagattctatttgtttcaatggcatgatttaaccgtgggttttatgaattgtgatttgatactttgaaataaacttggtttacatgttaagtcttacaatgcatgattgtatttaattttcatgtttagtcaaatttttgaatgaatgtgctttaagttttgcataaagattattttagtatattgtgcaccatcgagtcttagtactcaatgatagctttattcttgccgCAGATACAgaaattagaggagcagcagatcgagtcacgaggtgtgtgaagtcatcactgAAGTCTTCggcataatttataccctaatcagaatatttcttttgatatatatattgcacataaatgtatggacatgtacatgggtcttgagcacttgtacaaagtttgtataaaagttgtaataaattttagtttggacttctgaatgtaaattttagtatgatgaatatataaattgtttatcttgaatggaatatgaataaatgatattgatggatgattttgaagaaattattgaacttgtgaatttgagaaattgtttgagattgagtttgaaattaaagtagtggttgagaaaaacttttagaagtgctttttacaggtattcgaagaacggttttctcaaaatacagaggaaactctgtcaaaatttttataaaatttgcggaaaactaaaatggccaaaaatattaattagttttaatttcaactaaatgttttaaatacttatttgaaatgctcaccacttgtcaaagataagaaaattgttttaaaatcccttgtagggtacttaatgagttatcggtaggtgaagttcggtagttcattaggtattctacgggatcatgttatgccttacagaggggtaaggtgtgacatgttttagtggtatcagagcaagtttttgaattatgttttcaattgtgaatttgtgtcttttctttgttaagtacaactgctcaatgtccatatttgttacatacaaaggcattacatcatgaatatgaactaacggagggaaatctccttgtgttacttgttcagagataccctaacttcactgaaatggaagaaggatcgctcgattgagcgatctgctgaagccgaggcacaaggggaagcccagctttaccgaatgtcgtgGGTCAAGAAGACCagcccacaaatgccgcaaattcTCGCGATTCGCAGACAgatagcggcaatgtttcaacaaatggtcaggtatgcccgctcaagctccaccccaaccactgtggcacaaccaccgCCTCCatggacaatatgataaattattgaagtatggggctagaatttaagggtacagagacccacttgaggcagagcaatggcttgaaagaatggacagagtatttaagaagtcagaccgccaagatgaattaaagtttgagtattcgtgGTCTCTaccgcaaggggatgcgtatggatcggtggaagaccatccccacactGGCGTAACCACCGGTCGAcacgggatgacttcatcagagagtttagatgaaatacatcccggatgcatatgttaatcagaaattgcaagaatttttgagcttaaaacaaggaaatcgatcagtggcggagtatgagagggcgttctccgcctgagtcactatgcgagagtctccttactaccagtaaggcaaggtgcaagagatttgaaatgggtttgaagcccaaagatacggatgcaagttgtaggatttcgaCACAAAGAACTTctcgagcttatgtctcaagcacttgaattggagagagttgaagcgtataaaaccagtgaaggaaaagtcgagaaattagaaaaagacaagggggaaaaatcagttgagcagagttcgtgctacctccggaaagaaaaagaagtttagtggacccagggtCGAGGTGGCAgacggcagaggcagatttttccGGTCGAGACCCCCTAGGTCCGGTCGCAGCCTGCtgtgggttcacattctgcccgcccctgtgagacttgtggcaagattcatgggggggaatgctattgggccatcggagcctgctttaactgtggaggcaagggccatgtAGCTAAAGACTGCATTAGTGCTCCATCtctgagatatggtccagctcctactactgctgaaggatctattcagagtcctgctcctagaggttcacagtcatttggcagaggaagaggcagaggtagaggcactacttcaggcagtcagggcacagttggtcaatcagcacaaggaagtgcttcaaccagaatctacgcaatgaaacagcgagaagaggctgagacttctgatgtggtagctggtacattctctatctctggtcaagatgtatttgtattgtttgatccgggttcaacccattcatatgttagtgctagcatagtcagttcacttgctgttccatgtgtgcaaatggattttgaagtgctagtaactagtccgttaggataagaagtccgagtcaacagaatctatagagactgtcctttggtgatccaaggacatgttttcctgtcagacttgattgaaatgccctttagagagtatgatatcatcttgggcatggattggttagccaggcatcatgctatgattgactgtagactgaagacagtcacttttggtctccctttgtacggtgatgtggtaatacacggggagaggcatttactgccatcaaacatcatttcggctgcactagccagaaggatgattaaaaaggggtgtgaagcatacttggcacatgtgatagacacccaggtggggagtccagcactaagggacatccctacggtatgtgactttccggatgtatttcctgatgaattgccaggattacctccagaaagagaggtgcagtttgaaattgatgttatgcctggtgtggacccaatctccataacgccatatagaatggcacctgcagaattgaaagagttgaaagtgcagttgcaagagttgcttgacaagggctttatccgccctagtgtgtcaccttggggagcgccagtattgtttgtaaagaagaaggatggcactctccggttatgcattgattatcagcagttgaataaggtgacaataaagaatagatatccatttcaccgaattgatgacttgtttgatcggttgagggtgcaacgtgttctccaaaattgactcgaGATCGTTATTATCaccgaaagtacaagagcaaagtatttctaaaatCGCCtcgtaacccgctatggccattatgagttcttggtcatgccattcggttaactaatgctcctacgcttttatggatccgatgaacactattttcgcaCCATACCTCACcgctttgttgtggtattcatagatgatatattggtctattcgaggaatgcgtaagagcatgataggcatcgcggattgtactgcagactttgagagagaaacaactatatgccaaattgtcgaagtgtgaattttggtgaaagaaatatctttttggggcatgtagtatcgtaagagggcattaaggtagatccaagtaagattgaagtcgccttaattggaggccacctaaatgtcacagaaattcgtagttttctgggtttagctggatactaccgtagatttgtgaagggattctccatgttggcatctccattgaccaagctgcttagaaaagatgtaaaatttcagtggacggataaatgccagcagagttttgatgaattgaagagatgtttgatcaagctccaccctaactttaccccgggtaaagaatatacagtttatagtgatgcttctcacaatgggttaggctgtgtgttgatgcaagatcgaaatgtcattgcctatgcatcacgccagctaaaaccgcatgagaggaattatccaacacatgatttggagcttgcagccattgtgtttgctcttaagatctggagacattatttgtatggggagaagtgctacatctacacagatcataagagtttaaagtatttgggcacccaaaaagagctgaatttgagacagaggagatggttagagttgataaaagactatgattgtctgatagactatcagccagggaaagctaatgttgtggctgatgccttaagtcgcaagactatggcaagtctacgggttactcctttgtctttggtacatgagttaagatcattgcatgctagtttagagattagtgatgatgggcagacagcagttgcatggcatgtacagccagtgttgattgatcagattagaatggctactcagaatgatcagaagtatcagaagttgatggaagaagtccgacagggcaagaaaccagaattctcaatcaga harbors:
- the LOC110661796 gene encoding uncharacterized protein LOC110661796, giving the protein MAAAVASNLPNKQAQWDFSCDLEVDFESEENAAIVHAALAVDKELQPDKVKRHMSISGGKLSVHFEAVEARFLRASFSAFTDILTLATKTVEEFGKE